The following are encoded together in the Candidatus Tumulicola sp. genome:
- a CDS encoding UbiX family flavin prenyltransferase yields MRRIIVGISGASGSAYGYMALQALRSVGGIETHLVLTESARRTIQLETEMTGEDFEALADVVHREDDLAAAISSGSFVTEGMLVVPCSIKSASAIAYSFNSTLLVRAADVCLKEGRRVVLVVRETPLHVGHLRTLVRLAEIGAVILPPIPAMYANPQSVDDIVAHTVGKALDQFGIANELFKRWRS; encoded by the coding sequence GTGCGACGCATCATCGTCGGAATCAGTGGCGCCTCCGGCAGCGCGTATGGGTACATGGCGTTACAGGCGCTGCGCTCGGTGGGCGGCATCGAAACGCATTTGGTGCTCACCGAGTCGGCACGCCGAACGATACAGCTCGAAACTGAGATGACCGGCGAGGATTTCGAGGCGCTGGCCGACGTCGTGCATCGCGAAGACGATCTAGCGGCCGCGATTTCGAGCGGTTCGTTCGTTACCGAGGGCATGCTGGTCGTGCCGTGCTCGATTAAAAGCGCGAGCGCAATCGCTTACTCGTTCAACTCTACGCTGCTCGTTCGCGCGGCCGACGTGTGTCTCAAAGAAGGCCGGCGCGTCGTCTTGGTGGTTCGCGAAACGCCACTGCACGTCGGCCACTTGCGTACCCTGGTGCGTCTGGCCGAAATCGGCGCGGTGATCTTACCGCCGATTCCCGCGATGTACGCCAATCCGCAGAGCGTCGACGACATCGTCGCGCACACCGTCGGAAAGGCGCTGGATCAGTTCGGCATCGCCAACGAGCTGTTCAAGCGCTGGCGTTCGTAA